One window of candidate division KSB1 bacterium genomic DNA carries:
- a CDS encoding MFS transporter: MTAPAVGKLTLKEKIAYGFGDLASVLYWQTFMLYFTYFYTDVFLISANAAATLFLVSRIWDGINDPFMGMIADRTNTRWGKFRPYLLWLCVPFAVMGVLTFTVPPFGYTGKLIYAFLTFNGIMMLYTAINIPYTALLGVISPDSVDRTSVSSIKFLFAFSAGIIVSATLLPMVKAFGGGDDPARQAIGWQRAFMVYGAAAIIFFLIAFAGTRERVQPPKSQKSSIKQDLYELITNVPWLILLATTLTFILFVAVRSSVTTHYFKYVVGERTIVLPILGGKAYGFEEIVSAFNTVGQIFSLIGVLGVSWFAKKVGKKRAFLILFVIAILSTAGFYFVKPEKLGLIFLMQITGSASGGPLSVLLWAMYADTADYGEWKRGRRATGLVFSASTMSQKIGWALGAFVALKLMAGVGFTPNQEQAASSVQGLRLLFSLIPAALGIISFLLMILYPLSDDKVEQITAELSGRRQSD; this comes from the coding sequence ATGACCGCTCCGGCTGTCGGCAAGTTGACGCTGAAAGAAAAAATCGCCTACGGTTTCGGTGATCTCGCCTCGGTGTTGTATTGGCAGACTTTTATGCTCTATTTTACATATTTTTATACCGATGTCTTTCTCATTTCGGCCAATGCGGCAGCCACCTTATTTTTGGTCAGCCGCATTTGGGACGGCATCAACGATCCCTTTATGGGCATGATTGCAGATCGAACGAATACGCGATGGGGCAAGTTCAGGCCCTATCTATTGTGGCTTTGCGTTCCTTTTGCCGTGATGGGGGTGCTGACCTTTACCGTACCGCCTTTCGGATATACGGGAAAGCTCATCTATGCGTTTTTGACTTTTAACGGCATCATGATGCTCTATACGGCCATCAACATCCCCTATACTGCGCTGCTCGGCGTCATTTCGCCGGATTCCGTCGATCGAACCAGCGTCTCCTCCATAAAATTTCTTTTTGCCTTCTCAGCCGGAATTATCGTCTCTGCAACATTGCTGCCGATGGTCAAAGCTTTCGGCGGCGGAGACGATCCCGCCCGTCAGGCAATCGGCTGGCAAAGAGCGTTTATGGTTTACGGCGCCGCAGCCATTATCTTCTTCCTCATTGCCTTTGCCGGAACGCGGGAAAGAGTCCAGCCTCCGAAAAGCCAAAAATCCTCCATTAAGCAGGATCTTTACGAGTTGATTACTAACGTGCCGTGGCTTATTCTCCTGGCGACCACGCTGACATTTATTTTGTTCGTTGCCGTTCGAAGCAGCGTTACCACGCACTATTTTAAATATGTAGTGGGTGAGAGGACGATCGTATTGCCGATTTTAGGCGGAAAAGCCTACGGATTCGAAGAGATCGTATCGGCTTTCAACACCGTCGGACAAATCTTTAGCCTTATCGGCGTGTTGGGCGTCAGCTGGTTTGCCAAAAAGGTCGGGAAAAAGCGCGCTTTTTTGATTTTATTCGTCATCGCCATCCTCAGCACGGCGGGATTCTATTTCGTCAAACCTGAAAAACTGGGATTGATCTTTTTGATGCAAATAACCGGATCTGCGAGCGGCGGACCTCTCAGCGTTCTGCTTTGGGCAATGTATGCCGATACGGCAGATTACGGAGAATGGAAACGCGGTCGCCGCGCAACCGGCCTGGTTTTTTCCGCTTCCACAATGTCGCAAAAAATCGGGTGGGCTTTGGGTGCTTTTGTCGCCTTGAAGCTTATGGCAGGCGTTGGATTCACCCCTAACCAGGAACAAGCCGCGTCGAGCGTCCAAGGCCTGCGGCTGCTGTTCAGTCTCATCCCGGCGGCGCTGGGCATCATCTCTTTTCTTCTCATGATTTTATATCCGCTAAGTGATGATAAAGTGGAACAAATTACCGCCGAGCTCAGCGGGCGACGGCAAAGTGATTGA
- a CDS encoding N,N'-diacetylchitobiose phosphorylase has product MQYGYFDDERKEYVITRPDTPKSWSNYLGSTEYGAIITNNAGGYSFWKSGGMGRFMRFRFNSITTDQPGRFIYIHDYDSKDFWSTSWQPVGKPLEKYRSTCRHGTGYTIISSRYDGILSEVTYFVPLGRLFEVWKVTLENQSGRSRKLGVFTYAELVGNWNAIDDLLNIQYVQYTAVMRVIDGIIDHGTNVHIPEMPDNFKEKDQGRHSFTAFVGLKTSGYDTDREAFLGHYRTYANPIAVERGKCSNSLGYGDNPCAALEGEIILQPGESRTFLVLFGVGRAEKEGKQAVKDFSDLRKADIELEKVKEYWHRRLVGLTAVTPDAELNSTINVWGIYNALITYAWSRSASLIYSGIDRDGLGYRDTVQDLIGVMHCITDEARQRLELMLTGQVSTGGAMPVILPFSHSPGKEKPPAEDEYRSDDALWLFNAVSEYVKETGDMSFYRRVLPYADQGEDTVLGHLKRAIQFSWVRRGAHGLPCGLKADWNDCLRFGAKGESVFVAMQLRHALVVYREASELLGEQEEAEWANRCLQELDQAIQAFAWDGEWFLRGYSQDGQKFGSKENREGQIYLNPQSWAIISGAARGEQAEYIMNVVNERLATDYGLAICDPPYTSSDYNIVRAQLMNPGLKENGGIFMHIQGWAIIAEAILGHGDRAYRYLRAYLPAAYNQKAEVREIEPYVLCQSTHGRQSPKHGASRIPWLSGSAAWTFYAITHYILGIRPEYDGLYIDPCIPSYWKKFQVTRLFRGKRFEIAVENPNGVQKGVKKMTMNGKTLNGNLIPQDLFEDTNSVLVEMG; this is encoded by the coding sequence GTGCAGTACGGCTATTTTGATGATGAACGAAAAGAATATGTCATTACCAGGCCGGACACTCCCAAGTCGTGGAGCAATTATTTGGGTTCGACCGAATATGGGGCCATCATCACCAACAACGCCGGCGGTTACAGCTTTTGGAAATCGGGCGGAATGGGACGGTTTATGCGCTTCCGCTTTAATTCAATTACCACGGATCAGCCTGGCCGATTCATCTATATCCACGACTATGACAGCAAAGACTTTTGGTCGACCTCCTGGCAACCGGTAGGAAAGCCTTTAGAAAAGTACCGGTCGACTTGTCGACACGGTACCGGATATACGATTATATCATCTCGTTACGACGGCATTCTCTCCGAGGTCACTTATTTTGTGCCGTTGGGTCGTCTATTCGAGGTATGGAAAGTTACTTTGGAAAACCAAAGCGGGCGGTCGCGCAAGCTTGGCGTTTTCACATATGCCGAGCTGGTCGGCAATTGGAACGCGATTGATGATCTTCTCAACATCCAATATGTTCAATATACGGCGGTCATGCGTGTCATCGACGGCATCATCGATCACGGCACGAACGTCCATATTCCCGAAATGCCGGATAATTTCAAGGAGAAAGATCAAGGCCGGCATAGCTTTACGGCGTTCGTCGGCCTAAAGACCAGCGGCTATGATACTGATCGCGAGGCGTTTTTGGGTCACTACCGCACTTACGCCAACCCCATCGCTGTCGAACGGGGAAAATGCAGCAATTCCCTCGGTTACGGCGATAACCCTTGTGCTGCCCTGGAAGGGGAAATTATTCTCCAGCCGGGGGAATCGCGGACATTTCTGGTGCTTTTCGGTGTCGGAAGAGCAGAAAAAGAAGGTAAACAGGCCGTTAAGGATTTCAGCGATTTGCGAAAGGCGGACATTGAGCTTGAAAAGGTCAAAGAATATTGGCATCGACGTTTGGTCGGACTGACTGCTGTTACACCCGACGCCGAACTGAACAGTACGATCAACGTTTGGGGAATTTATAACGCCCTTATTACCTATGCATGGTCGCGCTCGGCAAGTCTCATTTACAGCGGCATCGACCGCGACGGACTTGGTTATCGCGACACGGTACAGGATCTGATCGGCGTTATGCACTGCATAACCGACGAGGCGCGGCAACGGTTGGAATTAATGCTGACCGGTCAGGTCTCCACCGGAGGCGCCATGCCGGTCATCCTGCCTTTCAGCCATTCGCCTGGCAAGGAAAAACCTCCTGCTGAAGATGAATACCGTTCCGATGACGCCCTTTGGTTGTTCAATGCGGTCAGCGAATATGTCAAAGAAACCGGGGATATGTCATTTTATCGTCGTGTGCTCCCCTACGCAGATCAAGGGGAGGATACGGTTCTAGGCCATTTGAAACGCGCCATTCAATTCAGCTGGGTGCGGCGCGGTGCGCATGGTCTCCCCTGCGGACTAAAGGCCGACTGGAACGACTGTTTGAGGTTCGGAGCAAAGGGCGAGTCGGTCTTTGTCGCCATGCAGCTGCGCCATGCCTTGGTCGTTTATCGTGAGGCTTCTGAACTTTTAGGAGAACAAGAAGAGGCGGAATGGGCAAACCGATGCCTCCAAGAGCTTGACCAGGCAATTCAGGCTTTTGCCTGGGACGGAGAATGGTTTCTGCGCGGTTACAGCCAGGATGGTCAAAAATTCGGTTCCAAAGAGAATCGGGAAGGGCAGATCTATCTCAATCCGCAAAGCTGGGCGATCATCAGCGGGGCGGCGCGAGGTGAGCAGGCCGAGTACATCATGAATGTCGTCAATGAGCGGTTGGCTACGGATTATGGCTTGGCCATTTGTGATCCGCCCTATACTTCTTCGGATTATAACATCGTCCGAGCGCAGCTCATGAATCCGGGTCTGAAGGAAAACGGCGGCATTTTTATGCATATTCAAGGATGGGCGATTATTGCCGAGGCAATTTTGGGGCACGGCGATCGCGCTTATCGCTATTTGCGCGCCTACCTTCCTGCCGCCTATAACCAAAAAGCCGAAGTGAGAGAGATTGAACCTTATGTGCTTTGCCAATCCACGCACGGTAGGCAAAGCCCTAAACACGGCGCATCGAGGATTCCGTGGCTGAGCGGCTCGGCTGCTTGGACTTTTTATGCAATTACGCATTATATCCTTGGTATTCGACCTGAATACGACGGGCTGTACATAGATCCTTGTATTCCTTCGTATTGGAAGAAATTTCAGGTCACCCGCCTTTTTCGCGGAAAGCGGTTCGAGATTGCGGTCGAGAATCCAAACGGCGTCCAAAAGGGTGTGAAAAAAATGACGATGAACGGTAAAACGCTTAATGGCAATTTAATTCCGCAGGACCTCTTCGAGGACACTAACTCTGTTTTGGTAGAGATGGGATAA
- the cimA gene encoding citramalate synthase yields the protein MAATLIIYDTTLRDGNQHEGVSYSVSDKVQIAKRLDEFGVDYIEGGWPGSNPKDIEFFQRARTIEWHNAKIAAFGSTRRVQSSVDKDENLQLLVQAETPVVTIFGKSWDLHVIDGLRTTLETNLELIYESVAFLKDKGKEVIYDAEHYFDGFSANPEYALKTLEAALRGGADCLVLCDTNGGMITDRLVEILEQTLKAFPGTPFGIHAHNDSDCAVANSLAAVKRGVLHVQGTINGYGERCGNANLCSIIPGVALKLDGVELKPRVKLSELTTLSRYVSEMSNLPHREESPYVGNSAFAHKGGIHVSALQRNRRTYEHIDPKLVGNHQRILVSDQAGQSNILQKAKELGYDLSSDKEGVREIVQRLKELEHLGYQFEDADGSFEVLIHKTTGNVRNFFELKSARVVVFKYEEGNLHSEAILLIRIDGHMQHVVAEGHGPVDALDKALRKALEPFYPSLREMRLIDYKVRVLDSREGTAAKVRVTIQSEDGNMIWGTVGVSENIIEASWQALVDRITYKLMRDLENNDKENRQSS from the coding sequence ATGGCGGCAACTTTGATCATTTACGATACGACGCTGCGGGACGGCAATCAGCATGAAGGAGTCTCGTATTCAGTCTCCGACAAAGTGCAGATTGCGAAACGGCTGGACGAGTTTGGTGTCGATTACATTGAGGGGGGGTGGCCGGGTTCCAATCCCAAGGACATCGAATTTTTCCAACGCGCCCGTACCATCGAATGGCACAATGCCAAAATTGCCGCTTTCGGTAGTACTCGGCGCGTGCAATCGAGTGTGGACAAGGATGAAAACCTGCAACTGCTCGTTCAAGCCGAAACTCCAGTTGTCACTATTTTCGGCAAAAGCTGGGATCTGCATGTTATCGACGGATTGCGGACGACTCTGGAAACCAATCTCGAGCTGATTTACGAGTCGGTGGCCTTTTTGAAGGACAAGGGAAAAGAGGTCATTTACGACGCCGAACACTATTTCGACGGATTTTCGGCCAACCCCGAGTACGCTCTTAAAACCCTCGAGGCGGCTCTGCGGGGAGGAGCCGATTGTCTGGTCTTGTGCGACACCAACGGCGGCATGATTACCGACCGGCTCGTCGAAATTCTCGAACAGACTTTAAAGGCTTTTCCCGGCACGCCCTTCGGTATTCACGCCCATAACGACTCCGACTGCGCAGTCGCCAACAGCCTGGCGGCGGTCAAGCGGGGTGTTCTCCACGTTCAAGGCACTATAAACGGATACGGAGAGCGGTGCGGCAATGCCAACCTCTGCTCCATCATTCCGGGAGTGGCGTTAAAACTGGACGGAGTAGAATTAAAACCCCGTGTCAAGCTGTCGGAGCTCACGACTTTGTCCCGCTATGTGAGTGAGATGTCAAATCTTCCGCATCGGGAAGAGTCTCCTTACGTCGGCAACAGCGCTTTTGCTCACAAGGGCGGGATCCATGTCAGCGCTTTGCAAAGGAACCGCAGGACTTATGAGCACATTGATCCAAAGCTTGTCGGCAACCATCAACGCATCTTGGTAAGCGATCAGGCGGGCCAGAGCAATATTTTGCAAAAAGCCAAGGAGTTGGGCTACGACTTGTCCTCGGACAAAGAAGGCGTACGCGAGATTGTTCAACGGCTCAAAGAGTTGGAACATCTCGGTTATCAATTCGAAGATGCAGACGGATCGTTCGAAGTGCTCATCCACAAGACGACGGGCAATGTCCGCAACTTTTTCGAGCTCAAATCGGCCAGGGTGGTGGTGTTCAAATACGAAGAAGGCAACCTCCATTCAGAGGCCATCCTACTGATACGCATCGACGGACACATGCAGCATGTCGTTGCCGAAGGGCACGGCCCGGTCGACGCCTTGGACAAAGCGTTACGTAAAGCATTGGAGCCTTTTTATCCTTCGTTGAGAGAAATGAGGCTGATCGACTATAAAGTCCGCGTTCTCGACAGCCGCGAGGGCACTGCCGCCAAAGTGCGAGTTACCATTCAGTCAGAAGACGGAAACATGATATGGGGCACGGTAGGTGTTTCCGAAAACATCATTGAAGCAAGCTGGCAGGCATTGGTAGATCGCATAACCTATAAATTAATGCGCGATCTCGAAAATAATGATAAAGAAAACCGGCAGAGCAGTTAA